The following coding sequences are from one Candidatus Nitrohelix vancouverensis window:
- the trxB gene encoding thioredoxin-disulfide reductase — MSDIKNVVIIGSGPAGHTAAIYCARANLAPYMFEGYLMGGSAGGQLTTTTDVENYPGFPEGVQGPELMQLFRKQAERFGTEMVGEDVQEVDLSQRPFVIKNENRELKANSIIIATGATAKRMGVPSEERLFNNGMSACAVCDGALPFFRNQPLMVIGGGDTAVEEATYLTKFGSVVYLVHRREELRASKIMQERALKNPKIEILWNTVLEDAIGEQFVTGARVKNIKTDEVKEIDLAGVFYAIGHTPNTSIFKDQINLDETGYIKVKPGTQETNIEGVFAAGDVHDHKYRQAVTAAGTGCAAALECERWLGDKGLI, encoded by the coding sequence ATGTCGGATATCAAGAATGTAGTCATTATAGGTTCTGGCCCTGCCGGGCATACAGCCGCAATTTATTGCGCGCGCGCCAATCTTGCGCCCTATATGTTTGAAGGCTACCTTATGGGCGGTTCCGCCGGCGGGCAATTGACGACGACGACGGATGTCGAGAATTACCCCGGTTTCCCTGAAGGCGTTCAAGGCCCTGAACTCATGCAGTTATTCCGTAAGCAAGCCGAACGCTTTGGCACGGAAATGGTGGGTGAAGACGTTCAGGAAGTCGATCTGAGCCAGCGTCCTTTCGTTATCAAAAATGAAAACCGTGAGTTGAAAGCCAATTCGATCATCATCGCGACGGGCGCCACGGCGAAGCGCATGGGAGTGCCCAGCGAAGAACGTTTGTTCAATAACGGCATGTCTGCATGCGCCGTTTGCGACGGCGCGCTTCCATTTTTCCGAAACCAGCCCTTAATGGTCATCGGTGGCGGCGACACGGCAGTGGAAGAAGCCACCTATCTGACTAAATTCGGTTCCGTTGTTTATCTGGTGCATCGCCGGGAAGAGTTGCGCGCTTCCAAAATCATGCAGGAACGGGCGCTCAAAAATCCGAAAATTGAAATTCTGTGGAACACCGTTTTGGAAGACGCGATTGGCGAGCAGTTTGTAACAGGCGCCCGCGTCAAAAATATCAAAACGGATGAAGTCAAGGAAATCGATCTGGCGGGCGTTTTCTACGCCATCGGTCATACGCCGAACACCTCGATTTTTAAAGACCAGATCAATCTGGATGAGACGGGTTACATCAAGGTCAAGCCGGGAACCCAGGAAACCAACATCGAAGGCGTTTTCGCGGCGGGCGACGTTCATGACCATAAGTATCGCCAGGCGGTGACTGCGGCCGGGACTGGATGCGCGGCGGCTCTGGAATGCGAGCGCTGGCTGGGCGACAAAGGGCTTATCTGA